A window of Plasmodium malariae genome assembly, chromosome: 12 genomic DNA:
TATGAACGTCAAACAATGCGGAAAGTAACAATAAAGTATTGGCTTAAACAGTACTATGATAGTATAACTAACTTTGGAAGATGTTCTATGATTTTAGATCAGAAAGATAAAGAACTTttagaattaatatatgaagaagaaaatttctgtaaaaaaaaaaaatagtgatCTTAGAGtaataaatcatttaaaacaaaaaaactcAAATAAGTGTGATAATAAACTCTTAACGAAatgtaaaacatataatgATTATACTAAATAGATGCAGAAAAAACATAACCAAAAGAAAATCCTCTttgaaaaatgttaaaaaaaaaaagatacaaaaaaaaaaacaaaaagacaAAGTACAGAAACAATATGCGGATTAATGAATAAAGAAACATTTAATGAACTTCCATATTTCGAACCCCTACACTCTGTTGTATCTTCTGCATTTTTACCtgaataaaaagataatagTTTACAAGAACAaacttataataaaaatcagAGTCTAACAACATCTCATTCCAAGGAAGAAAATCAAGTACAAATTACACAAGCAATTCTGTCTGACCGTAGAGTGTAACCTCCATCTATAGAACTAGAGCAATCTAAAATGTCAGTAATGCAGAAAGCAACTGGTGAAattaaagttatatatacattagtTTATTCATAATcagaaacagaaaaaagtTCTTAAACTACAGATTAAACGCCATCATTTGATGTTTCATTAAATCCTCAAATTCTTCAAAATCTAGTAAAACTCCCTACCCTTGAAATTCCTTAGTTTTCTAATGAAAAATCAACTTGTGGCTCTCCTGCCACTGTTGCAGCTTAATCCACTAAAACTTCACTTATAACTAATGCTACTTATTCTTCTATTTTAGACATAACTGCACTAAacaagatatatatatttacaataaagTTATAAATCCAACACTAAATCAATGTAACACATACGTATTATCTATTTTAATAAGCTTTATAGTTATTGTTGTGctttccctttttatttaaataaaataaaaattaagaattaaaaatatgataataacttttttactgtaataatttattttatgaatatctatttcatatattatagtatTCCTTAATAggaatgtttaaaaaaaagaaaaaggtaGAAAGAAGATATGTGAAAATACTCAGATACTAGTATTTCCATTTTCTGACAATAAAAGTAAACTTTTTATAGATTGATCAATTGGAACATCcaatatatcataataaagaaatcataaaaattataaaaatacataaacttAACATTAAATAAGACGTAAACTCACCAAATCCATAAAAGGAAAGAACCAAAACTATTATAGAAGTGCATGTACAAGTACTTGAAAAATTCAGAAATGAAGAATGGGAATTTAGCAAAAGACAGTTTTTAGAAATTTGCCTAGAAGAATTCAAAGAATAATAGAAGgcttattataatttaacaaataaaaaagtaatagtGCGAAGTATTAAAAGTCgcaattatattaaaaaacaaaatattctaTGACATAAACGGATAGAAAGACGTAGAAATATTTCTGAAATATTGCAAAAAGGAAACTGGTTTAATAATTTGGAAAATTAAcgaacaaaagaaaaagactACAtagaagaaatgaaaaaattaaaaaaaatatattctaatgAAAATCACAACTCTCCACTTTTATAAAGTGGAAAAGAACTATGGAAGCAGTGGATATTGAAAAGTGGTATTATTATAGCACAATATTTTGAACTGGACTGGCTCAAAGGATTGGTAGAGGAGTTGCAATATATGTTAGAAGACtgattaaatgaaaaaagcaTAAATTCAATATTACTAATAAATACAGAAGAATTCCTTCATAACAAAAATTAcgaagaattatataaatatattaataaaaaacacTAGCTAAACTATATATGCTCCTGCTTATGACGTTATTAGAAGACTGTAAAAAAGAAGTGAACTTTGAAAATAAGGAATAATATTTGAATAGTTCTATAAGTAAATGGAAGATAGAAGAATATTCACATAAAAAACCAGGAAatacaaaagaaataattgCAATTAATTGCTATGCTTCAggaaataaggaaaataatggAATTCACGGTAATATAGGGGAAAACATTTTCACACAGGAGATAGAAGATTGGATAAGAAAAGATAATACATACGTAAATTCTATAGTTAATGATAAAGCTTTAGACAAATCAGATGAAATTGcggaaaaatatgttttataaatttgaaGCTGTATTTCCAGATTATGTTTTCATAACGTTAAACACAAAACAGTCatcaatgaaaaatatatctttaatttcGCAAGGTCACAAGAGAATAAAGGAGAATAAGAATGTAAACATATGATtaatataaaggaaaaataagaaatgaaataaaaagattaaattgcatatattttaaaattattcaaattaCATATAACCTTTTTTATTCCTGTAAGTATACCCATAATAGTATCACATTATTTGGATGActcaataaaaaaagatgttaatatatatatatagatagatagatagatagataaacagaaaataatttttatttattaaatataagcaTATTTATTCAAGAAACTTTAAgcacatttttttgttttattccttaataaattatttctttgaaaaatataacatgatatatattgaaatttataacttatatttttaaaatatatacattccttgaatatatatgttagaTTAATatctaatataatataatatttggaACCGTGTTCCCATATTTGTACCTCACAGTAGCATATTAGGACCCTATGTATGCATAATTTTATgcattcattattttaatttttaatttttttctgtttttctatataattaatttgtttaaacatatatttaatattggaattttataatattataactatataacattctattttattaagaggaattaattttttattatgtttaataataaaagcatttataatacattatgattaaaaacaaaaaattattacactttttaataatttgttatGCTTCCATTATAAGATTTAAAGTTACACATTATGTTGTATAACacattttcataaatataatctaatataaatattaatcaattttttattaatacaatatttaatttaaaaaatttaattacacttatattaataagaaatatgggaataatatacatttaataaataatatataattcggATATAAAACATAGTTAACAATAGTATATTGTATTCCTTATTTTAGAAAccttatatttgtaaaagtaaaaaaaattaaaaacatatatacattctcTATTTATGCATTCATCTTTTCTCATACCTCAGATATTATGTTACCTAAAACGATAGTATAGAATATTTTGGAGTATTTATAGaatatcaatatttttttaaattaattataaaaaaaaaatatataaataatgttaaatatttaatatatacaattaaatatttataaattcatatatacctatatcTAAGGAATTCActgcatataatttttcatcacattcattttaatttgaatatatattaatttcttaTTATGACACTCAAAATATATCacgaataaaaatatgtattattttaaataatgttcTTAATATAGTTTAACATATTAATTCATACGTTATACATACAATTCACTAATAAGGGAATTTCCTTAATCTATGTTTTATCCACATTAATGATTTGTCACTTGTGACCCAAGTTAAATGTTCGTGAATAACTACTCAATTtaagataaattttttgctATTAGGGAATCAACTACAtactttaaataaaaaattcacagaggagtaaatataaatgtactttatataattaacaaCTTTACCGCTATAAAACTTTATGAAAAAAGTTTTTACGTACTAACAAATTtcattgtttttaaaaaattaaaaatctttattcataaatgaataaaagcCCATTCATATAGAATTACGAAAACattgataaatttttaaatagaaatatttaaatttatttatttttttataaatataaatgttatttcgattaaatttttatgtattcatTGTCATAATTTAACTCATATTTAATTACAAtaagataatatattattctagctatgaatttattatacatctaatataaataataatataatttaagaaaaatactttaaacatatgaatttatacataattaaatatataaatatatataaaaattatattttttaccaacatgtacatatatatatatatatatatatatatatatatatgtatgtataaatgaacaacaaaaataatCATGGAATTGTAAGCTTGTTAGAAactcattatataataataaaattaaatttcgTCATTACTGATTCTTTATATTGCagaaatatatcaaaaatcGAAAATGTCTTTATATTACTTCAAAAAACATAGTTTAAACAATGTACATGAACATTTACGATAAACAATTTAATAACATTTCAATActatactaaaaaataactcatataaatcaaattaataatttctttatttagcGAAATaatgattaattttttataattatttcattatcttGGTATCATTGTTCtctttgtattttattgaaCACATTTTTCTACGTTGTCATAACTATTTTATTACTGtataatgtaaattttataataataccaTGTTAAAGTATCAAAAAAGAAtcaattaattatatatatataattctttaaaaacattcttaacatatataaatttattattctttttaaaatttttcttttttccaaattatatatacattttttacttacatgaatttagaagaaaaaattgtacttgttcaaaattcttttttgaatattatttctcatataatattatttaaatttttaaatattaaatacatCTGAATTACATCATCaaacagaaaaaaacatGTTCCATATtgcttaaaatataaaattttaattttttttatatatttaaaaaattaaattaaacttaattagaaaaaatatattttatttttaataatcatGACTTTTTgattaaaacatatatgttattaatgttctataaaaatgcatgcaaattaaattcaattaaattttcgttacaataatattttgtgatgttctaattattattcttatttcaaattatttaagaaaaaatttcataGGTAAGATTTTAGATAActtctatatattttgcaTTGTTTTAATCGTAACAGAAAAATTGTAAAcgaaattttttcaaaagttAACTTAAGTGCTTTGTGCcatgtaattttatatattctatccATTTTTATAGACAAATTAAGAAAGAAGCTTGTCAATATtcatagtaaaaaatataaatataaataaattatttgaaataaattatatactgCTTGTCTATTTGCaactattatataataataattatatatattttaacgcTTTTGCAACATCTGttctatttgttttattttaattaataaaattcttacatagaaaaattactaaaataattttatttaattcaaattttttttttaatttcgaatatattttataataaacattAATTAAAGAAAGCTCAAAGATTTTAAATTAGAAAGTGACAGAAAAGAGCAACCAAACATTACAACAAATATTATACCtaatattatcaaaaaaaattatatatatataaattttagtataaaaaaggatttaTAATCTATAATTAAATTCATCACGATGgtacaatataataaactctttttctttattaaaattttctcgATTACCCTTTTAATATGGATATTCCAGAATTCCTATGAGGtacaataattattatgtacaaTAACTTCCTTACATCTTTTGTAATcttacattttcattttaagcctaatattttatttgtacgGAAATACtgatatttttctaaataataaatatttacctTAATTTTTAGACAAGTATCTCTGTCAAATTATGGAATAAGAAAGTCAACCTAAATAATATGTTAGATGTAAGAGGAAACAGATTATTATATGGAGAAACAGATTTATATTCACAACAGAGTTATGAATACTTAAAAGAAAATGCAAAGAATATAGTAAAtgaagataaatatattttcggaaataaattaaatacattaatgagtaatttttatttaccagaagactttaaaatattattgaatGAAGAACAATatcaaaaacaaaataattcattAGAATTTAAGgacaatttaaataattccaATGATTCCTTAATATCCGATGCTTCTACTGATACAAGATATGCagaattaaaagaagaacCATTTCGAATGAAAACACGTAAgtcaaaaaaacaaaatatatcatcATTGATACATGAATACTTGAAGAaattagataaaaaatatgaaaaagaagtAGTAAAACTATTGACTAGTGGATTTAAAAGgtcaaataaaattatactgggagataaagtaaatatcataaacatttttatggTTTTTACACCATTTATAATAACCAGTTCTATCTTATTTGTCTCTATCGCATGTAAATCTCCTTTGTACATTTTAGTATCAATTTTGCTAGTTATATTAACAGTATTATATGTTTCATTTAAAGTAATGAAAAATCTTTATAAgcataaagaaaaaacaagtAATTATAGGATATATTCTAAACCCTCATTAGGATATAACACTAGATTCTGATTCTTTGACATCCATAAATtgaacaaatttattttaatgtcatgaaatattatatatttaagtgtATAAACTCTTATAAGATATTCGAAATGTGAATTGTattcttttcaaaaattgtctagaaatattcattaatattatccTTATATCTCCTAGTGTGAATagatcatttatattttttgtgtttatttatataattaattttgtgtAACTGTTATAACAagttgtaaatatttatattatttcttctaaatatatatagatataggaAAATCCCCTACATATCATTGTTTCAGTTTTTTACCCAAAGTTAAATTCtgattatttgttttatttagtatgcagtttaatatatttttgcgtatttcttcattttattttcaatttatacttaaatttttaaagatttaGCATAATGAAGTTTTAtctatatcctttttttg
This region includes:
- the PmUG01_12011200 gene encoding Plasmodium exported protein, unknown function, with translation MVQYNKLFFFIKIFSITLLIWIFQNSYETSISVKLWNKKVNLNNMLDVRGNRLLYGETDLYSQQSYEYLKENAKNIVNEDKYIFGNKLNTLMSNFYLPEDFKILLNEEQYQKQNNSLEFKDNLNNSNDSLISDASTDTRYAELKEEPFRMKTRKSKKQNISSLIHEYLKKLDKKYEKEVVKLLTSGFKRSNKIILGDKVNIINIFMVFTPFIITSSILFVSIACKSPLYILVSILLVILTVLYVSFKVMKNLYKHKEKTSNYRIYSKPSLGYNTRF